A single genomic interval of uncultured Desulfobulbus sp. harbors:
- a CDS encoding iron-containing alcohol dehydrogenase family protein: MYRNFKIVPNIIFGRGSFNQLGDILKAKRVSKDSYMVFVLDDVFKGKALEGRLPIESGDLLLLVNVDDEPKTSYIDKLVAEVKAFNGRLPDGVIGLGGGATMDIAKAISLMLTNPGSSADYQGWDLIKTPAVYHAAVPTLAGTGAEISRTTVLTGPEKKLGINSDYTLYDQILLDPELLVGVPKEQWFYTGMDCYIHDVESLNGTYLNEFSRAYGEKSIELCRQVFLDDHPDKDDKLMMASYFGGMSIAYSQVGACHALSYGLAFVLGTHHGIGCSITFDYLEDVYPQGVKEFREMMAKHSINLPRNITAGLDDKAMDTMANVALGLAPLWENCFGKDWKNIMTKKRVLELYRRM; encoded by the coding sequence ATGTATAGAAATTTCAAAATAGTCCCCAATATCATTTTTGGCCGCGGTTCCTTCAACCAGTTGGGCGACATCCTCAAAGCCAAGCGAGTCAGCAAGGACTCGTATATGGTGTTCGTACTTGACGACGTCTTCAAGGGGAAAGCTCTGGAAGGCCGTCTTCCCATCGAGTCCGGTGATCTCCTCCTCTTGGTCAATGTCGACGACGAACCTAAAACTTCCTATATCGACAAGCTGGTTGCGGAGGTGAAAGCCTTCAACGGTCGCCTGCCCGATGGCGTCATCGGTCTTGGCGGCGGAGCCACCATGGATATCGCCAAGGCGATTTCCCTCATGCTGACCAACCCCGGCTCTTCCGCCGACTATCAGGGCTGGGACCTGATCAAGACCCCGGCGGTGTACCATGCGGCCGTCCCCACCCTGGCCGGCACCGGTGCCGAAATTTCCCGCACCACCGTGCTCACCGGCCCGGAAAAGAAACTCGGCATCAACTCCGACTATACCCTGTACGACCAGATTTTGCTTGATCCCGAACTCCTGGTCGGCGTTCCCAAGGAGCAGTGGTTCTATACCGGCATGGACTGCTACATCCACGACGTGGAATCGCTCAACGGCACCTACCTCAACGAATTCAGCCGCGCCTATGGGGAGAAGTCGATCGAACTCTGCCGCCAGGTCTTCCTGGATGACCATCCCGACAAGGACGACAAGCTGATGATGGCCTCCTATTTCGGCGGCATGTCCATCGCCTATTCCCAGGTCGGTGCCTGCCACGCCCTCTCCTACGGTCTCGCCTTTGTCCTCGGCACCCACCATGGAATCGGCTGCAGCATCACCTTCGACTATCTGGAGGATGTCTATCCCCAGGGCGTCAAGGAATTCCGCGAGATGATGGCCAAACACAGCATCAACCTGCCGCGCAACATCACCGCAGGCCTCGACGATAAAGCCATGGACACCATGGCCAACGTGGCCCTTGGCCTGGCGCCGCTGTGGGAGAACTGCTTTGGCAAGGATTGGAAAAACATCATGACCAAGAAGCGTGTACTCGAGCTCTACCGTCGGATGTAA
- a CDS encoding DUF2971 domain-containing protein, which produces MKEIESLSRELYADIPMGTLYHYTTFSGLLGIVRSRALWASDVRYMNDSAELRHTSDLIRAEVQERVDRGLGNGNLLSLFADWVAHRITNGHMLFGASFRSHGNLLSQWRGYSSPGKGVSLGFCPDYILECAQRQRFMIGKCIYEPHRQKALITQVVNAVEQMAENEARGEDTASERASLFRKAFASIEIDLLRIAAILKHPSFREEKEWRIVSPVIANTAEAPILFREGHAMLVPYIEFDLGIGNKPPVMDHLYLGPTANINISMNSLKMFLEQNGIVPKRGIDYCQIPFRQR; this is translated from the coding sequence ATGAAGGAGATCGAATCTCTGTCCCGGGAGCTTTATGCCGATATTCCCATGGGGACGCTCTACCACTACACCACCTTTAGTGGACTGCTGGGGATCGTGCGCAGCCGTGCCCTGTGGGCCAGCGATGTGCGCTACATGAACGATTCCGCTGAGCTGCGCCATACCTCCGACCTTATCCGGGCAGAGGTGCAGGAGCGGGTCGACAGGGGCCTGGGAAACGGCAATCTGCTCTCCCTGTTCGCCGACTGGGTGGCCCACCGGATCACCAACGGCCACATGCTCTTTGGTGCCTCCTTCCGCTCGCACGGCAATCTGCTCAGTCAGTGGCGGGGGTACAGCTCGCCGGGCAAGGGGGTCAGTCTGGGGTTCTGCCCGGATTATATCCTGGAATGCGCCCAGAGACAGCGATTCATGATCGGCAAGTGCATCTACGAGCCCCACCGGCAAAAGGCGCTGATCACCCAGGTGGTGAATGCGGTGGAACAGATGGCCGAAAACGAGGCCCGGGGCGAAGATACGGCCAGCGAACGGGCAAGTCTGTTCCGCAAGGCCTTCGCCTCCATCGAGATAGATCTGCTGCGCATCGCCGCCATTCTCAAGCACCCCTCCTTTCGTGAGGAAAAAGAGTGGCGGATCGTTTCACCGGTGATCGCCAATACGGCCGAGGCGCCGATTCTTTTTCGTGAGGGGCATGCCATGCTCGTTCCCTACATCGAGTTTGATCTCGGCATCGGCAACAAGCCGCCGGTGATGGATCATCTCTACCTCGGGCCCACGGCCAACATCAACATCTCGATGAACTCCCTCAAGATGTTTCTCGAGCAAAACGGTATTGTGCCCAAACGGGGCATCGATTACTGCCAGATTCCCTTTCGTCAGCGCTGA
- a CDS encoding PfkB family carbohydrate kinase, with the protein MHKGIFLGLATTDIVYYVPHHPQSNEKLKAERQIAYAGGPATNAAVAFAAFENEASLITGLGQHSLAQVAKRDIVDSKVNLIDCTDQPKRPPVLASVMVDLTNGDRAVVYSNTDLRKLRHDAVNEITLEYADLLMLDGYYLPQALQLAQWARIMRIPVILDGGSWKNGMDKLLPLVDFAICSDNFFPPGCAQIEDVIRALKQYGINHMAITRGGEPILAHTDGTTTEIPVMPVQPVDTLGAGDIFHGAFCHYILERNDFCISLERAGEVASLSCTSLGTRAWIEQAKFA; encoded by the coding sequence ATGCACAAAGGCATCTTTCTCGGTCTGGCGACCACAGATATCGTATACTACGTTCCCCATCATCCTCAGAGTAACGAAAAGCTCAAGGCCGAGCGCCAAATCGCCTATGCGGGCGGTCCGGCCACCAACGCGGCGGTCGCCTTTGCCGCCTTTGAAAACGAGGCTTCGCTGATCACCGGTCTTGGTCAGCATTCCCTGGCGCAGGTGGCCAAGCGCGATATTGTCGATTCCAAGGTCAATCTGATCGATTGTACCGATCAACCCAAACGACCGCCGGTGCTGGCCTCGGTCATGGTTGATCTCACCAACGGCGACCGAGCCGTGGTCTACTCCAACACCGATCTACGCAAACTCCGCCACGACGCAGTCAACGAGATCACCCTGGAATATGCTGATCTGCTCATGCTGGACGGCTATTATCTGCCCCAGGCCCTCCAGCTGGCACAGTGGGCGCGAATCATGCGTATTCCCGTCATTCTCGACGGCGGCAGCTGGAAGAATGGCATGGACAAGCTCCTGCCGCTGGTTGACTTTGCCATCTGCTCCGACAATTTTTTTCCGCCCGGTTGCGCACAGATTGAGGATGTCATCCGCGCACTGAAGCAGTACGGCATCAACCATATGGCCATAACTCGCGGCGGCGAGCCCATCCTGGCCCACACCGACGGGACGACCACAGAGATTCCGGTCATGCCGGTGCAGCCGGTGGACACCCTCGGTGCCGGAGATATCTTCCATGGCGCTTTCTGCCACTATATCCTTGAGCGCAACGACTTCTGCATCAGCCTGGAGCGGGCCGGGGAGGTTGCCAGCCTGTCCTGCACATCCCTGGGCACCCGGGCCTGGATCGAACAGGCCAAATTTGCCTGA